In Pseudomonadota bacterium, a genomic segment contains:
- the ddpX gene encoding D-alanyl-D-alanine dipeptidase yields MLVEIAHPAFDVDIALAYAGADNFMGQPVYRNARCWLHSDAAAALARAIVLAEEQGLRLKIYDAFRPSEAQWALWHHTPDPDYVADPRRGSPHSRGVAIDLTLVDGDGNELDMGGPVDDLTPNGHHDAPGLASAARRNRLLLLGLMTAAGWDWYVREWWHYQLFRPRDYPVLSDRAAGTAMMG; encoded by the coding sequence ATGCTGGTCGAAATCGCTCACCCCGCCTTCGATGTCGACATCGCCCTTGCCTATGCCGGCGCCGACAACTTCATGGGCCAGCCGGTCTACCGCAACGCGCGATGCTGGCTTCACAGCGACGCGGCTGCCGCTCTGGCGCGCGCCATCGTGCTGGCTGAGGAGCAGGGCCTGCGCCTGAAAATCTACGACGCCTTCAGACCGAGCGAAGCCCAGTGGGCGTTGTGGCATCACACGCCGGACCCCGACTATGTCGCTGACCCGCGTCGCGGCTCGCCGCATAGCCGCGGCGTCGCCATCGACCTGACCTTGGTCGATGGCGACGGCAACGAGCTCGACATGGGAGGCCCGGTCGACGACCTGACCCCAAACGGTCACCACGACGCGCCGGGTTTGGCGTCGGCCGCGCGGCGCAATCGTCTGCTGCTGCTGGGACTCATGACCGCCGCGGGTTGGGATTGGTATGTACGCGAATGGTGGCACTATCAGCTGTTCCGTCCCCGCGACTATCCGGTCTTGAGTGATCGCGCCGCCGGCACCGCCATGATGGGTTAG
- the tsaB gene encoding tRNA (adenosine(37)-N6)-threonylcarbamoyltransferase complex dimerization subunit type 1 TsaB has protein sequence MNVLGFDTTTDACSAAVWCGDGLAAHRFETLRRGHVERLVPMVTDAMAEAGLDFDALDLIAVTTGPGTFTGIRIGLAAARGFGLAASVPVAGMTSLEVLAAAQRSGDQDRGIIAAIDARRGQIYRQVFDVAMVPLEAPCVVAQDAALPWSGRWLAVGSGAFVYAGMADVEVREDSRLPDASVLVELAYRRFGVPGATMPTHYPAPLYLRAPDADLPETSDG, from the coding sequence ATGAACGTGCTGGGTTTCGACACGACGACCGATGCCTGTTCGGCGGCGGTCTGGTGCGGTGACGGCCTTGCCGCCCACCGGTTCGAGACCCTGCGGCGCGGCCATGTCGAGCGCCTGGTGCCCATGGTGACCGACGCCATGGCCGAAGCCGGTCTCGACTTTGATGCGCTTGACCTGATTGCCGTGACGACAGGGCCGGGAACGTTTACCGGCATCAGAATTGGCCTGGCCGCCGCGCGCGGCTTCGGCTTGGCGGCATCAGTGCCGGTCGCTGGCATGACCAGTCTTGAGGTCCTGGCGGCGGCGCAAAGGTCCGGCGATCAAGACCGCGGCATTATCGCGGCCATCGATGCTCGGCGCGGCCAGATCTATCGCCAAGTCTTCGATGTGGCGATGGTGCCGCTCGAAGCGCCTTGCGTGGTTGCCCAGGACGCCGCGCTACCCTGGTCCGGCCGGTGGCTCGCGGTTGGCAGCGGGGCGTTTGTCTACGCCGGCATGGCTGACGTCGAGGTGCGTGAGGACAGCCGGTTACCGGATGCGTCCGTGTTGGTCGAATTGGCCTATCGCCGCTTTGGCGTGCCGGGCGCAACAATGCCGACACACTATCCCGCGCCGCTTTATCTGCGCGCGCCCGACGCCGATCTGCCGGAAACGTCTGATGGCTGA
- a CDS encoding GNAT family N-acetyltransferase, whose product MADVVCVDDDAAETLSRLHFACFDEGWNAGTFARLMSPQGSFALLAYDGEGAQRPSAAIGFALVRHTRGESELLTLGVVPACRDMGVARQLMTALLDRVAKDGAMTMVLEVAEDNHAARHLYETFGFVAVGRRAGYYRRDEEVADAVTMRADLAGPKD is encoded by the coding sequence ATGGCTGACGTCGTATGTGTTGACGACGACGCGGCCGAGACGCTGTCGCGCCTGCACTTCGCCTGCTTCGACGAAGGCTGGAATGCCGGGACCTTCGCCCGGTTAATGAGCCCGCAAGGCAGTTTTGCCTTGCTCGCCTATGATGGCGAAGGCGCGCAACGGCCATCGGCGGCGATCGGGTTTGCCCTTGTGCGCCACACCCGAGGCGAGAGCGAATTGCTGACGCTTGGGGTCGTGCCGGCATGCCGCGACATGGGTGTCGCCCGGCAATTGATGACGGCGCTGCTTGATCGCGTGGCTAAGGATGGCGCGATGACCATGGTTTTGGAGGTGGCGGAGGACAACCATGCCGCGCGGCACCTTTACGAGACCTTTGGGTTCGTCGCGGTCGGCCGCAGGGCCGGCTACTACCGGCGAGATGAGGAGGTGGCGGATGCGGTTACCATGCGTGCCGATCTGGCCGGTCCCAAGGACTAG
- a CDS encoding sulfurtransferase TusA family protein, with protein sequence MSDSVSSVSNDEKRSSEYYDVFLDITSDVCPMTFVKTKILIEKMAGGSIAEVRLNDGEPLENVPRSVREHGHEVLSLEPEEAGSRVHRLRIRKAPDPK encoded by the coding sequence GTGTCCGATTCTGTCAGTTCCGTAAGCAACGATGAAAAGCGCTCTTCTGAGTATTACGACGTTTTTCTAGACATAACAAGTGACGTCTGCCCGATGACTTTCGTCAAAACAAAGATTTTGATTGAAAAGATGGCCGGCGGTTCGATCGCGGAAGTACGCTTGAATGACGGCGAACCGCTCGAAAATGTTCCTCGCTCGGTACGCGAACACGGGCATGAAGTCTTGAGTCTGGAGCCTGAAGAAGCCGGCAGCCGCGTGCACCGCTTACGCATTCGCAAGGCGCCGGATCCAAAGTAA
- a CDS encoding MucR family transcriptional regulator, translating to MTDQPTASELLALTTEIVASHVSNNEIRADELPDLIRQVYSSLASAGPGAGKVEAELPQPAVPIKKSIMPDYIVCLEDGKKLKMLKRHLKTRYDMTPDEYRERWGLPSDYPMVAPNYAAQRSELAKKIGLGTKGGRRKKRR from the coding sequence ATGACCGATCAGCCGACTGCCAGCGAACTTCTGGCACTGACGACCGAAATTGTCGCCTCGCATGTGTCCAACAACGAGATTCGTGCTGACGAATTGCCCGACTTGATCCGCCAAGTCTACAGCTCTCTCGCCAGCGCTGGCCCGGGCGCCGGAAAGGTCGAAGCCGAATTGCCGCAACCGGCCGTGCCCATCAAGAAGTCCATCATGCCGGACTATATTGTGTGTCTGGAAGACGGAAAAAAGCTCAAGATGCTGAAGCGGCATCTAAAGACCCGGTACGATATGACGCCAGACGAGTACCGCGAGCGCTGGGGATTACCGTCCGACTATCCCATGGTTGCGCCCAACTACGCCGCACAGCGCAGCGAACTGGCGAAGAAAATCGGTCTTGGCACCAAAGGCGGACGGCGCAAGAAGCGTCGTTGA
- a CDS encoding Fur family transcriptional regulator: MASRIERACLDKGLKMTEQRRVIARVLSSAEDHPDVEEVYRRASEQDERISLATVYRTLRLFEDSGIIDSHDFGGGRTRYEASSEEHHDHLIDVQSGDVIEFYDKELEALQVKIAKRLGYRLVEHKMELFGVPLEKAAKGHE, from the coding sequence ATGGCGTCACGAATAGAGCGCGCATGTCTAGACAAGGGCCTGAAGATGACAGAGCAGCGCCGGGTTATCGCCCGCGTTCTGTCGTCTGCCGAGGATCACCCGGATGTCGAGGAAGTCTATCGGCGCGCGTCCGAGCAGGACGAACGCATTAGCTTGGCGACGGTTTACCGAACCCTGCGCTTGTTTGAAGATTCGGGCATCATCGACAGTCATGATTTCGGTGGCGGTCGGACACGCTATGAAGCCAGTTCCGAAGAACACCACGACCATCTGATCGATGTGCAGAGCGGTGACGTCATCGAGTTCTATGACAAGGAATTGGAAGCGCTTCAGGTGAAGATTGCCAAACGATTGGGCTATCGCCTGGTCGAGCACAAGATGGAGCTTTTTGGCGTGCCCTTGGAAAAAGCCGCCAAGGGTCACGAATAG
- a CDS encoding GNAT family N-acyltransferase, whose product MNQEHRADETGRLDEGIQLGPLVLRLARDDAEVEAAQRLRYRVFYEEMAAKPVGRMAAEQRDFDDFDAICDHLLVLDPELGHGAEAVVGTYRLLRRSVADQHREFYTASEYDISNIRSVKGELVELGRSCVDARYRSGATVQALLRGLGAYVDQYDIKIMFGCASLHGTDPDELAMPLSYLHHYLQAPDELKPRALDHLYVNMNILPQDQVDQRRGAVTLPPLIKGYARAGCLFGDGAVIDRQFNTTDVCVMLDVATATARYRQRFGHEDGNDGEATGS is encoded by the coding sequence ATGAATCAGGAACATCGCGCCGACGAGACAGGCCGTCTGGACGAAGGCATCCAGCTTGGACCGCTGGTCTTGCGCCTGGCGCGCGACGACGCCGAAGTCGAGGCCGCGCAAAGGCTGCGCTATCGCGTCTTCTACGAGGAAATGGCGGCCAAGCCGGTCGGCAGGATGGCGGCGGAACAGCGAGACTTCGACGACTTTGACGCCATTTGTGATCATCTTCTGGTGCTCGATCCGGAGCTGGGTCACGGTGCCGAGGCGGTTGTTGGCACCTATCGCCTGCTGAGACGTTCCGTCGCCGACCAGCACAGAGAATTCTATACAGCCAGCGAGTACGACATCAGCAACATACGGTCTGTGAAGGGCGAGCTGGTCGAGCTCGGCCGCAGCTGTGTCGACGCGCGCTACCGGTCCGGCGCGACGGTCCAGGCATTGCTGCGCGGGCTTGGCGCCTATGTCGACCAATACGACATTAAGATCATGTTCGGTTGCGCCAGCCTGCATGGCACCGATCCTGATGAACTCGCCATGCCGCTGTCATACTTGCATCATTACTTGCAGGCGCCGGACGAGCTGAAACCCCGGGCGCTTGACCATCTCTACGTCAACATGAACATCCTGCCCCAAGATCAGGTCGACCAGCGTCGCGGCGCGGTGACCTTGCCGCCGCTGATCAAAGGTTACGCGCGGGCAGGCTGCCTGTTCGGCGATGGCGCCGTCATCGATCGCCAGTTCAACACGACCGATGTCTGCGTCATGCTTGATGTGGCGACGGCGACGGCGCGATACCGGCAACGGTTTGGTCACGAAGATGGAAACGACGGCGAAGCGACTGGTTCTTGA
- a CDS encoding lysophospholipid acyltransferase family protein, producing the protein METTAKRLVLEKSDAPVALGSSAVVGVVRIALYIAWTLPCMPIQAFFLITRLPGRVTFPVFYHRICCRLLGLKIEVHGRATRKRPTLFICNHTSYLDIEVLGSLIGGSFVAKAEVAGWPLFGWLAKLQRTVFVDRRRGSAGDQRDQIAERLDAGDRLILFPEGTSGDGNRVLPFKSALFSVAERRVNNEPLVVQPVSVSYARFSNLPMDRDLRPYFAWYGDMYLATHVWRMVKLGGATVVVQFHDPLTIEEAGGTRRSMAEHTHRIVADGVARAITGRLPRSARGRLARLRQRRAR; encoded by the coding sequence ATGGAAACGACGGCGAAGCGACTGGTTCTTGAGAAGTCCGACGCGCCGGTCGCGCTTGGCAGTTCTGCTGTCGTTGGCGTGGTGCGCATCGCGCTCTATATCGCGTGGACACTGCCGTGCATGCCGATCCAGGCCTTCTTTCTGATCACACGCCTTCCCGGTCGGGTCACGTTTCCGGTCTTCTACCACCGCATCTGTTGCCGCCTTCTGGGTCTGAAGATCGAGGTCCATGGGCGTGCGACACGCAAACGCCCGACCCTCTTCATCTGCAATCACACGTCCTACCTGGATATCGAAGTCCTGGGCTCGTTGATCGGCGGCAGTTTTGTCGCCAAGGCAGAGGTCGCAGGTTGGCCCCTCTTTGGCTGGCTCGCCAAACTACAACGGACCGTGTTCGTCGATCGGCGACGCGGTTCGGCCGGCGACCAGCGCGATCAGATTGCCGAACGGCTCGATGCCGGCGACCGCCTGATCTTGTTTCCGGAAGGGACCAGTGGCGACGGCAATCGTGTGCTGCCGTTCAAAAGTGCACTGTTCTCGGTCGCCGAGCGGCGCGTGAACAATGAACCGCTCGTCGTCCAGCCGGTCTCGGTATCCTACGCGCGGTTCTCGAACCTGCCCATGGATCGGGATTTAAGGCCCTATTTCGCCTGGTATGGCGATATGTATCTGGCCACTCATGTCTGGCGCATGGTCAAGCTGGGCGGTGCCACCGTGGTCGTGCAGTTTCACGACCCCCTGACCATCGAAGAGGCCGGCGGCACGCGCCGCAGCATGGCCGAACACACCCATCGAATCGTTGCCGATGGCGTCGCGCGCGCGATAACCGGGCGGCTGCCGCGTTCGGCGCGGGGCCGTTTGGCCCGCCTGCGCCAACGGCGTGCGCGGTGA